One genomic segment of Micromonospora sp. WMMC415 includes these proteins:
- a CDS encoding SRPBCC domain-containing protein, giving the protein MTDSDGTVVETSVQAPPERVWSALTVPAEIRQWFGWEYDGLDEEIRFIFVDHAEPAPPDRIAMSDGSELRLDSDGDGTRLSAVLPAPADAAAAAEQRVIAEGWRTFFAQLRFLLERRPEGARRTVFLSGTGTGRELLAALGTAGSTDEWFHSPRQRIVVDPDGRLLAATAERPLDDPEPGTVNLTVSAFGIDDAEAARLERVWAARWAPLASGEASA; this is encoded by the coding sequence ATGACCGACTCGGACGGCACCGTGGTCGAGACGAGCGTGCAGGCACCACCGGAGCGGGTCTGGTCGGCGCTGACCGTGCCGGCGGAGATCCGGCAGTGGTTCGGCTGGGAGTACGACGGGCTCGACGAGGAGATCCGGTTCATCTTCGTCGACCACGCGGAACCGGCGCCGCCGGACCGGATCGCCATGTCCGACGGCTCCGAGCTGCGGCTCGACTCCGACGGCGACGGGACGCGGCTGAGCGCGGTGCTGCCGGCCCCGGCCGACGCCGCGGCGGCCGCCGAGCAGCGGGTGATCGCGGAGGGCTGGCGCACGTTCTTCGCCCAGCTGCGCTTCCTGCTGGAGCGCCGGCCGGAGGGTGCGCGCCGGACGGTGTTCCTGAGCGGCACCGGGACCGGCCGGGAGCTGCTGGCGGCGCTGGGCACGGCCGGCTCGACCGACGAGTGGTTCCACAGCCCGCGGCAGCGGATCGTGGTCGACCCGGACGGGCGGCTGCTGGCGGCGACCGCCGAGCGGCCGTTGGACGATCCGGAGCCGGGCACGGTCAACCTCACGGTGAGCGCCTTCGGCATCGACGACGCCGAGGCCGCCCGCCTGGAGCGGGTCTGGGCCGCCCGCTGGGCGCCGCTCGCCTCCGGCGAGGCATCCGCGTGA
- a CDS encoding GntR family transcriptional regulator translates to MRILIDPRSSVPPYEQVRARIAEQVGDGRLPVGTRLPPVRQLAADLGLAVNTVARAYRELEAAGLVETRGRHGTVVAPGRDDATDRLQRAAGEYAAEAARLGVAPETAVALVRAAVEARTG, encoded by the coding sequence GTGCGGATCCTGATCGACCCGCGCTCGTCGGTGCCGCCGTACGAGCAGGTGCGGGCGCGGATCGCGGAGCAGGTGGGGGACGGCCGGCTGCCGGTCGGCACGCGGCTGCCGCCGGTCCGCCAGCTCGCCGCGGACCTCGGCCTGGCCGTCAACACGGTGGCCCGGGCGTACCGGGAGCTGGAGGCGGCCGGGTTGGTGGAGACCCGGGGCCGGCACGGCACGGTTGTCGCACCCGGCCGCGATGATGCGACGGACCGGTTGCAGCGGGCCGCGGGCGAGTACGCGGCGGAGGCGGCCCGGCTGGGTGTGGCGCCGGAGACGGCGGTCGCCCTGGTCCGGGCCGCGGTCGAGGCGCGCACCGGCTGA
- a CDS encoding YihY/virulence factor BrkB family protein — MNVFGRVEATIGARIDAARRRSGTFDHVWRAGVLYNDLLGGRLAAAIAYYGFFAVFALALVAYSVFGAILEDNDEVSAAAADFLRENLPFLDPVQIAEDSGTVGVVGLVILAFTGIGWVEAIRSSQRLMYGINQQPGNLVVRRLVDLGVLLIVFVLLGVSVAAVDALEALLRFLLRSTGSLGLTTVSAVLSVLVNMVLATLLLVAVPRLRISRDRLRPVVLLVAVGITLLNTVGRYYVVRTERNPAYTVVAGAVGLLLYLYLLNQLVLFGAALAATSQRGRVVDLAEGPAPVDVDVDEEIEPGTPGGAG, encoded by the coding sequence GTGAACGTGTTCGGGCGCGTCGAGGCGACCATCGGTGCGCGCATCGACGCCGCCCGCCGTCGCTCCGGCACCTTCGACCACGTGTGGCGGGCCGGCGTGCTCTACAACGACCTGCTCGGTGGCCGGCTGGCCGCCGCGATCGCCTACTACGGCTTCTTCGCGGTGTTCGCGCTCGCCCTGGTCGCGTACTCCGTCTTCGGCGCGATCCTCGAGGACAACGACGAGGTCAGCGCGGCGGCGGCCGATTTCCTGCGGGAGAACCTGCCGTTCCTCGACCCGGTGCAGATCGCCGAGGACAGCGGTACGGTCGGGGTGGTCGGCCTGGTGATCCTCGCGTTCACCGGCATCGGCTGGGTGGAGGCGATCCGCTCGTCGCAGCGGCTCATGTACGGCATCAACCAGCAACCGGGCAACCTGGTCGTCCGCCGGCTGGTCGACCTGGGCGTGCTGCTGATCGTCTTCGTGCTGCTCGGCGTCTCGGTGGCCGCCGTCGACGCGCTGGAGGCCCTCCTGCGTTTCCTGCTGCGCAGCACCGGCTCGCTCGGCCTGACCACCGTCAGCGCGGTGCTCAGCGTCCTGGTGAACATGGTGCTCGCCACCCTGCTGCTGGTGGCGGTGCCGCGGCTGCGGATCAGCCGGGACCGGCTGCGCCCGGTGGTGCTGCTGGTGGCGGTCGGCATCACGCTGCTCAACACCGTGGGGCGCTACTACGTGGTGCGGACCGAGCGGAACCCCGCGTACACGGTCGTGGCCGGCGCGGTGGGCCTGCTCCTCTACCTGTACCTGCTCAACCAGCTCGTGCTCTTCGGGGCGGCCCTGGCCGCGACCAGTCAGCGGGGGCGGGTGGTGGACCTGGCGGAGGGGCCGGCGCCGGTGGACGTGGACGTGGACGAGGAGATCGAGCCGGGAACCCCGGGTGGGGCCGGCTGA
- a CDS encoding 2'-5' RNA ligase family protein, protein MESVAGGVARSVDQRDVPASGDTIQIGIAVDIPEPWGGMLTRRRVEAGDPQAVPAHVTLLGPTEIPVVTLPAVERHLDAVAAAHLPFTLHLRGTGTFRPVTQVVFVAVAAGISECELLAAAIRAAPELHRETRFPYHPHVTVAQDVAPEALDKVYEDLADFSAMFEVEAFTLFSHSGQARWQPRRDFRLGG, encoded by the coding sequence GTGGAGTCGGTGGCCGGAGGGGTGGCGCGGAGCGTGGATCAACGGGACGTGCCGGCGTCCGGCGACACCATCCAGATCGGCATCGCCGTGGACATCCCCGAGCCGTGGGGCGGCATGCTCACCCGGCGCCGGGTGGAGGCGGGTGACCCGCAGGCCGTACCGGCGCACGTGACGCTGCTCGGGCCGACCGAGATCCCGGTCGTCACGCTCCCGGCCGTCGAACGGCACCTGGACGCGGTCGCCGCCGCCCACCTTCCGTTCACGCTGCACCTGCGGGGCACCGGCACGTTCCGGCCGGTCACCCAGGTGGTGTTCGTGGCGGTGGCCGCCGGGATCAGCGAGTGCGAGCTGCTCGCCGCCGCGATCCGCGCCGCGCCGGAGCTGCACCGCGAGACCCGCTTCCCGTACCACCCGCACGTCACGGTCGCGCAGGACGTCGCGCCGGAGGCGCTGGACAAGGTGTACGAGGACCTGGCCGACTTCTCGGCGATGTTCGAGGTGGAGGCGTTCACCCTCTTCTCGCACAGCGGGCAGGCGCGGTGGCAGCCGCGCCGGGACTTCCGGCTCGGCGGCTGA
- the trpS gene encoding tryptophan--tRNA ligase, with the protein MSDVPARPRVFSGIQPTADSFHLGNYLGAVRHWVALQETHDAFYCVVDLHAITAGHDPKELPQRSRMAAAQLLAVGLDPERCTLFVQSQVPEHAQLAWVLGCITGFGEASRMTQFKDKSQKQGNERASVGLFTYPILQAADILLYQAHAVPVGEDQRQHLELSRDLAQRFNTLFGSTFTVPAPHIVKDTAKITDLQDPTAKMSKSSSSPAGIVNLLEDPARSAKKIRSAVTDTGREIVFDADTKPGISNLLTIYAALSGRSIDDLVAAYAGKGYGDLKKDLGEVVREFVGPVQERTRAYLDDPAQLDKLLATGAEKARAAAAPTLRAAYERVGFFPPVRGE; encoded by the coding sequence ATGTCCGACGTACCCGCCCGCCCGCGTGTCTTCTCCGGCATCCAGCCGACGGCCGACTCGTTCCACCTCGGCAACTACCTGGGCGCGGTACGGCACTGGGTGGCGTTGCAGGAGACCCACGACGCGTTCTACTGCGTGGTGGACCTGCACGCGATCACCGCCGGGCACGACCCGAAGGAGTTGCCGCAGCGGTCCCGGATGGCGGCCGCGCAGTTGCTCGCGGTCGGTCTGGACCCGGAGCGCTGCACGCTCTTCGTGCAGTCCCAGGTGCCCGAGCACGCCCAGTTGGCGTGGGTGCTGGGGTGCATCACCGGGTTCGGCGAGGCGAGCCGGATGACCCAGTTCAAGGACAAGTCGCAGAAGCAGGGCAACGAGCGGGCCAGTGTCGGCCTGTTCACGTACCCGATCCTCCAGGCCGCCGACATCCTTCTCTACCAGGCGCACGCCGTGCCGGTCGGCGAGGACCAGCGGCAGCACCTGGAGCTCTCCCGCGACCTCGCGCAGCGATTCAACACGCTGTTCGGGTCGACCTTCACGGTGCCCGCACCGCACATCGTCAAGGACACCGCGAAGATCACCGACCTGCAGGACCCGACTGCCAAGATGTCGAAGTCGTCCTCGTCGCCGGCCGGCATCGTCAACCTCCTGGAGGACCCGGCCCGGTCGGCCAAGAAGATCCGCTCGGCCGTCACCGACACCGGCCGGGAGATCGTCTTCGACGCCGACACCAAGCCGGGCATCTCCAATCTCCTCACCATCTACGCCGCGCTCTCCGGCCGGAGCATCGACGACCTGGTCGCCGCGTACGCCGGCAAGGGCTACGGCGACCTCAAGAAGGACCTCGGCGAGGTCGTCCGCGAGTTCGTCGGCCCGGTCCAGGAACGCACCCGGGCCTACCTGGACGACCCCGCCCAGCTGGACAAGCTGCTCGCCACCGGAGCGGAGAAGGCGCGGGCCGCGGCGGCGCCGACGCTGCGGGCCGCGTACGAGCGGGTGGGCTTCTTCCCGCCGGTGCGCGGCGAGTAG
- a CDS encoding hemolysin family protein: MREAGGPGLRRRARGRPRREPGPVARAVARVVVRVATGATRLVTDLLGASPASGRERISEDELRDLVAAATVLDPVERRIIDEVLVAGASLVREVMMPRTEVVFLSAALTIAEAERLVRLETHTRYPVVDGTHDDVVGFVHLRDVLLRPDQDPCTTVGELTREVKRLPGSKRVLPALTEMRREGHHLAVVVDEYGGTAGIVTCEDLIEELVGELHDEYDTPPEPTTYGLPAMVDGRLNLADFAERTGVTLPTGPYETVGGFVMAALGRLPVVGDEVPVTAEPAGGGPANAQPGAGWSLRVLALDGRRVARVAVSVARLPEPRRAVTAPTPAGHARPAGPS, encoded by the coding sequence ATGCGGGAAGCGGGCGGTCCCGGGCTCCGGCGTCGAGCGCGGGGGCGGCCCCGCCGCGAACCCGGGCCCGTCGCCCGGGCGGTCGCCCGCGTCGTGGTCCGCGTCGCCACGGGCGCGACCCGGCTGGTCACCGACCTGCTCGGGGCCAGCCCCGCGTCCGGTCGGGAACGGATCAGCGAGGACGAGCTGCGCGACCTGGTCGCCGCGGCCACCGTGCTGGACCCGGTGGAGCGGCGGATCATCGACGAGGTGCTGGTGGCCGGCGCGAGCCTGGTCCGCGAGGTGATGATGCCGCGCACCGAGGTGGTCTTCCTCTCCGCCGCGCTCACCATCGCCGAGGCGGAACGGCTGGTGCGGCTCGAGACCCACACCCGCTACCCGGTGGTCGACGGCACCCACGACGACGTGGTCGGCTTCGTGCACCTGCGCGACGTGCTGCTGCGGCCGGACCAGGACCCGTGCACCACCGTCGGCGAGCTGACCCGGGAGGTCAAACGGCTGCCCGGCAGCAAGCGCGTGCTCCCGGCCCTGACCGAGATGCGCCGCGAGGGGCACCACCTCGCGGTGGTGGTCGACGAGTACGGCGGCACCGCCGGCATCGTCACCTGCGAGGACCTGATCGAGGAACTGGTCGGTGAGCTCCACGACGAGTACGACACCCCGCCCGAGCCCACGACCTACGGGCTACCCGCGATGGTGGACGGCCGGCTGAACCTCGCCGACTTCGCCGAACGCACCGGGGTGACCCTGCCGACCGGCCCGTACGAGACGGTCGGCGGGTTCGTGATGGCGGCGCTGGGCCGGTTGCCGGTGGTCGGCGACGAGGTGCCGGTGACCGCCGAGCCGGCCGGCGGCGGGCCCGCCAACGCCCAGCCGGGTGCCGGCTGGTCGTTGCGGGTGCTCGCGCTCGACGGGCGCCGCGTCGCCCGGGTCGCCGTCTCCGTCGCGCGCCTGCCCGAGCCCCGGCGCGCCGTCACCGCCCCCACGCCGGCCGGGCACGCGCGACCCGCCGGCCCGTCATGA